Proteins from a genomic interval of Arachis hypogaea cultivar Tifrunner chromosome 10, arahy.Tifrunner.gnm2.J5K5, whole genome shotgun sequence:
- the LOC112715687 gene encoding transmembrane emp24 domain-containing protein p24delta3 — protein MNSSSATGMTIMMLLVFSCLTTLFVVVPQAEAVWLTIPSSGTKCISEEIQSNVVVLADYYVIPGEGHHHLPGISAKVTSPYGNNLHQKENVTQGQFAFTTAEGGNYVACFWMDGHHQEGVSLGIEWKTGISAKDWESVAKKEKIEGVELELMKLEGAVQAIHQYLIYLKDKEANMRQVSERTNARVAWFSIMSLGVCIMAAALQLWYLKRFFRKKKLI, from the exons ATGAACTCGAGTTCTGCAACCGGAATGACTATTATGATGCTGTTGGtgttttcttgcttgaccacactTTTTGTTGTGGTGCCTCAAGCTGAGGCCGTGTGGTTAACAATTCCAAGTTCGGGAACTAAGTGTATCTCCGAGGAAATCCAATCAAACGTCGTCGTTTTAGCTGATTACTATGTTATTCCTGGTGAGGGTCATCACCATCTTCCTGGTATTTCTGCCAAG GTAACGTCTCCTTATGGAAATAATCTCCACCAGAAAGAAAATGTGACACAAGGTCAGTTTGCATTTACAACTGCGGAAGGTGGGAATTATGTGGCGTGCTTCTGGATGGATGGTCATCATCAAGAAGGTGTATCTCTCGGCATTGAATGGAAAACTGGAATTTCGGCCAAGGATTGGGAATCTGTtgcaaagaaagaaaagattgaG ggTGTTGAACTTGAGCTGATGAAACTTGAGGGAGCAGTGCAAGCTATCCATCAGTATCTAATTTATTTGAAGGATAA GGAAGCAAATATGAGGCAAGTTAGTGAAAGAACAAATGCAAGAGTTGCTTGGTTTAGCATCATGTCTCTTGGTGTGTGCATCATGGCGGCGGCACTGCAGCTGTGGTACCTGAAGCGCTTCTTTCGGAAGAAGAAGCTCATATAG